In Bacteroidia bacterium, a genomic segment contains:
- a CDS encoding RNA-binding protein — translation MNIYVGNLAYSLTEQDLEEAFSEFGNVTSVKIVLDRDTGRSKGFAFVEMEDDDQGQEAINGLNDREMSGRRLKVNEARPKTNNNDRGGSRGPRRW, via the coding sequence ATGAACATTTATGTTGGGAATCTCGCTTATTCCCTCACTGAGCAGGATCTGGAGGAAGCTTTCTCCGAGTTCGGCAATGTAACTTCTGTTAAGATCGTACTTGACAGAGATACAGGAAGATCCAAAGGTTTTGCCTTCGTAGAAATGGAAGACGATGACCAAGGACAAGAAGCCATCAACGGTTTGAACGACAGAGAGATGTCTGGCCGCCGCCTGAAAGTCAATGAGGCACGTCCAAAGACAAATAATAACGACCGCGGCGGAAGCAGAGGTCCAAGACGCTGGTAA
- a CDS encoding CHAT domain-containing protein: protein MPKKPVIFLTFANDLNGKFLEALKSEQDELQSTFIPYMQNGMGICYTAATSEPKNLIRDLNKYKDQLIIFHFSGHNDGVKLQFADQKGNALPFHKSGLQAFLASEKNLKLVFLNGCATENHVKTLQESGIPAVIATSMRVSDTIAKDFSITFYDSLVAGNTLQQSFLKAKTTIDPVDVNEGIFRGFHLKAKGGESTLLAWGLYIQNETILNWKLTNSIPHSEH, encoded by the coding sequence ATGCCTAAAAAACCAGTCATCTTCCTCACCTTTGCCAATGACCTGAACGGTAAGTTTCTGGAAGCATTGAAATCTGAACAAGATGAATTACAAAGCACGTTCATCCCTTATATGCAAAATGGGATGGGTATTTGTTATACAGCCGCTACTTCAGAACCTAAAAACCTTATTCGAGATTTAAACAAATACAAAGATCAATTAATCATCTTTCATTTTTCGGGACATAATGATGGAGTAAAACTACAGTTTGCAGATCAGAAAGGGAATGCACTTCCTTTTCACAAGTCAGGGTTACAGGCGTTTCTTGCGTCCGAGAAAAACCTCAAACTGGTATTTCTTAATGGCTGCGCTACTGAAAATCATGTAAAAACTCTTCAAGAATCAGGGATACCAGCAGTTATTGCTACGAGCATGCGGGTTTCTGATACAATAGCTAAAGATTTTTCTATAACCTTTTACGACTCGTTAGTAGCTGGAAATACTCTTCAACAGTCGTTCCTCAAAGCCAAAACCACGATTGATCCTGTTGATGTAAATGAAGGGATATTCAGAGGATTCCACTTGAAAGCCAAAGGTGGAGAAAGCACTTTATTAGCCTGGGGGTTATACATTCAAAATGAAACGATCCTCAATTGGAAACTAACCAATTCGATTCCCCATTCAGAACATTAA
- a CDS encoding YigZ family protein, with translation MEEIYPMAEELFTLTRPSEGFFRDRGSKFYAFASPVTTLSEIEILLQTLRQQYYDARHHCYAYRLGKYGETTFASDDGEPSHSAGAPILGAIRSFSLTNTAIVVVRYFGGTKLGVRGLIEAYRHSAEEAIRANTMVQVIPKITFAISFPYEKTSDINRILHRFETQTVSAEYNTACHQTLSIKEADFPELRNILEQAGFSLESVSE, from the coding sequence ATGGAAGAAATTTACCCCATGGCCGAGGAACTATTTACACTCACCAGACCTTCAGAAGGTTTTTTTCGCGACAGGGGGTCGAAGTTTTACGCTTTTGCATCCCCGGTAACGACACTCTCAGAAATAGAAATTCTGCTCCAGACCTTACGGCAACAATATTATGATGCACGCCATCACTGTTATGCTTACAGGCTGGGCAAATATGGCGAGACGACCTTTGCCAGCGATGACGGAGAACCTTCACACAGTGCCGGCGCGCCCATTCTCGGTGCAATCCGATCATTTTCCCTGACAAATACGGCCATTGTTGTTGTGCGATATTTTGGCGGAACAAAACTGGGCGTGCGCGGACTCATCGAAGCATACCGCCATTCCGCGGAAGAAGCCATCAGGGCAAATACGATGGTACAGGTTATCCCGAAGATTACTTTTGCCATTTCCTTTCCTTACGAAAAAACATCCGACATCAACCGAATCCTTCATCGCTTTGAAACGCAGACGGTTTCAGCAGAATATAACACCGCATGCCATCAGACATTGTCAATAAAAGAAGCCGATTTTCCTGAATTGCGTAATATCCTCGAACAGGCAGGATTTTCACTCGAATCTGTTTCAGAGTAG
- a CDS encoding T9SS type A sorting domain-containing protein, with the protein MRKFSLHIFPLAFFLVITALYLPAQTLRIVHLPVGSEADETLIRQITTQNFPLLENTGSALRLAHDTESPGGRHFTYRQTWQGVPIYGAGVKVNLVPATRISSFLQTLATFEATTPSPFSYSKEDLLQRVAEEGAFDANIEPVYLIRDNQLHPVYRIETFSNGHVSSEEILFDAVTGTEIRREDRGMYFHSSQASDTSGRGRVFRPNPCTRGNVNYGDSFVDNNDAHSPVLEGLMDTVELRNITWDDPLFRLNGPYVKISDRAPFYDTPATSLDGDFFFGRDQSEFEDVMVYYHIDTFQRFVQSLGFLNLQNAPLEVDPHGKSNSDQSVFISNSGNSYILFGDGGVDDAEDADVIVHEYGHALSYAASQESNSGTQRRGLDEGICDYFAAIYSKSLNAGFGWSEIFNWDGHNEYWAGRTVISNQTYPPMSTSIYTYGELWAATMIQIRNEIGETVTDRLVLQELYSNYSQMSLPEAAHLFLQADTALYGGIHSEMIIFHFCQRGILSGATCLSVDVETPLETPPVTLYPNPGRGDFTLRWTSASQPRKARLEISNMLGQTVFTEEKLYPGEQTLSTHLPGGLYQVRLYVEERTIFSTKWVVE; encoded by the coding sequence ATGAGAAAGTTTTCCCTGCATATATTCCCACTGGCCTTCTTTCTGGTTATTACCGCCCTTTATCTGCCTGCTCAGACCCTTCGTATCGTCCATCTTCCTGTGGGATCCGAAGCCGACGAAACCCTGATCCGCCAGATCACCACACAAAACTTTCCCCTGCTGGAAAATACAGGCTCTGCGCTCAGGCTTGCCCACGATACAGAAAGCCCGGGGGGGCGCCATTTTACCTATCGGCAAACCTGGCAGGGAGTTCCGATTTACGGGGCGGGGGTCAAAGTAAACCTCGTTCCCGCCACCAGGATTTCCTCCTTTTTGCAGACGCTTGCCACTTTCGAAGCGACAACGCCCTCCCCGTTTAGTTATTCGAAGGAAGACCTTCTCCAGCGAGTGGCCGAAGAAGGCGCATTTGACGCCAACATCGAACCGGTATATTTGATTCGCGACAACCAGCTTCATCCTGTTTACCGGATAGAAACCTTTTCCAATGGGCATGTGTCAAGTGAAGAAATTTTGTTTGACGCAGTCACAGGTACAGAAATCCGCCGTGAGGACAGAGGTATGTATTTTCATTCTTCCCAGGCAAGTGATACTAGCGGAAGAGGCCGGGTATTCCGGCCCAACCCCTGCACCCGGGGGAATGTGAATTATGGTGACAGTTTTGTAGACAATAACGATGCGCACAGTCCTGTGCTGGAAGGATTGATGGATACAGTTGAATTGCGCAATATCACCTGGGACGATCCCCTTTTCCGGTTAAACGGCCCTTATGTAAAGATTTCAGACCGGGCGCCATTTTATGATACACCGGCAACTTCCCTTGACGGAGATTTCTTTTTTGGCAGAGATCAGAGCGAGTTTGAGGACGTAATGGTCTATTACCATATAGATACTTTCCAGCGGTTTGTCCAGTCGCTGGGTTTTCTCAACCTTCAGAACGCGCCATTGGAAGTAGATCCACATGGTAAGTCAAACAGCGATCAGTCGGTTTTTATCAGCAATAGCGGCAATTCTTATATACTTTTTGGCGACGGAGGCGTGGATGACGCGGAGGATGCCGATGTGATTGTGCACGAATACGGACACGCGCTTTCTTATGCAGCTTCCCAGGAAAGCAATTCGGGGACCCAGCGGAGAGGGTTGGATGAAGGGATTTGCGATTATTTTGCTGCGATTTATTCGAAAAGTTTGAATGCAGGATTTGGCTGGTCGGAAATATTCAACTGGGACGGTCATAACGAGTATTGGGCGGGGCGCACAGTTATCAGCAACCAGACTTATCCACCGATGAGCACAAGCATATACACGTATGGAGAACTATGGGCAGCGACGATGATTCAGATACGCAATGAGATTGGGGAGACCGTAACCGACCGGCTGGTATTGCAGGAGCTATACAGCAATTATAGCCAGATGAGCCTGCCGGAGGCGGCGCATTTGTTTTTACAGGCAGACACAGCCTTGTACGGAGGCATTCATTCAGAAATGATCATTTTCCATTTTTGCCAAAGAGGTATTTTGAGTGGGGCAACCTGCCTGAGTGTAGATGTGGAAACCCCGTTGGAAACCCCTCCTGTTACGCTCTATCCCAATCCGGGGAGAGGAGATTTTACGCTGCGTTGGACAAGTGCTTCGCAGCCCCGGAAAGCCCGTTTGGAGATCAGCAATATGCTGGGGCAAACCGTATTTACAGAGGAGAAATTATATCCCGGAGAACAGACCCTTTCAACCCATCTTCCGGGTGGGTTGTACCAAGTCAGACTCTATGTGGAAGAAAGAACGATATTCAGTACAAAATGGGTGGTTGAATAG
- a CDS encoding NUDIX hydrolase produces the protein MNEVTDHNPWTILASEEIYENPWIKLTEHQVLNPAGNPGIYGTVHFKNQAVGVVPYQDGYIWMVGQYRFPLKKFYWEIPEGGGPYGEDPAETALRELKEETGLTALSVTPLFQMHLSNSVSDEWGIVYLATGLSQGESSPEETESLTIKKMSLEEVYEEVEAGRITDSLTVGAVYKLMVMKLQGKL, from the coding sequence ATGAATGAGGTAACTGACCACAATCCCTGGACCATCCTCGCTTCTGAAGAAATCTATGAAAACCCCTGGATTAAACTCACCGAACATCAGGTGCTTAACCCTGCGGGTAACCCTGGTATCTACGGTACCGTTCACTTCAAAAACCAGGCGGTAGGGGTAGTACCTTATCAGGATGGATATATCTGGATGGTGGGGCAGTATCGTTTTCCCTTGAAAAAGTTTTATTGGGAGATCCCTGAAGGCGGCGGGCCTTACGGTGAAGATCCTGCTGAAACGGCCCTTCGCGAGTTGAAGGAAGAAACGGGGCTTACCGCTTTATCCGTTACGCCATTATTTCAAATGCACTTGTCCAACTCTGTGTCCGACGAATGGGGAATTGTCTACCTGGCTACCGGCCTATCGCAAGGCGAATCTTCTCCTGAAGAGACAGAGTCCCTCACGATCAAAAAAATGTCGCTGGAAGAAGTGTATGAGGAAGTCGAGGCTGGCCGGATTACAGATTCGCTGACCGTAGGCGCAGTTTACAAGCTTATGGTGATGAAATTGCAGGGGAAATTGTAA
- a CDS encoding T9SS type A sorting domain-containing protein, with the protein MKKLAVICFLLQAIAVFSQTPEWRFGFEYDETEPNFLIGILESHHDTLLSHIAQVSAAQSVRGGINVNGISWDLMQDSDSADIDFSKTDEWITRFQKYGFEFVFYFVANAPWSYPLNPDCIDAISLIPEECAPDSNHWQHWYNYVHAVVERYDGDGTDDMPGLLIPVRFYVMEQEVYVNGTGNGDVSERSGQGFWEDNMANLVRLHEVTYQAMKDADPSGKSKLVGSGGLWFDLYSDFPDYPDINGPTVQARLNGDNLGGSLYTQSWDSLSYLISRLGNDNDGVKCDYIGWHPHMGWKATDQSLRFVKTFAPGKPIFVDDMWSAMFTATQPNDGFTQFIGGDSIEGDFPNPLIPNYQTLIAGTNNGDSAMINWYNAKTAREAVKCFATTFGEGAERVCYSMTNDPNPQNPVYNLFTGPWRWSGMTGNKNTNYIMKPAAWTMKMLIEKLHDFTSASRLPVSNNPYTRVYKFERERGTACYIAWSETGWNTDTPEIPNGETVNIPVATDSVKITRVISMPGQKTVAADLIETGNPFLIQLGFSPVILEETRNQTGIDKREPITGWKIFPQPFGQTLHIELETKETGSYQVVLRELSGRVVQRYDKINIHPGWNFISLKVPALPPGIYLMQLVGDNGVILHQLMQNQQP; encoded by the coding sequence ATGAAAAAGCTCGCCGTGATCTGTTTTTTGCTTCAGGCCATAGCTGTATTCTCCCAAACCCCTGAATGGCGCTTCGGGTTTGAATACGATGAAACTGAACCCAATTTTCTTATCGGAATCCTCGAATCTCACCACGATACCCTGCTCAGCCATATTGCGCAGGTAAGCGCTGCGCAGTCTGTGCGCGGTGGTATCAATGTCAATGGCATCAGTTGGGACCTGATGCAGGATTCGGATTCCGCTGATATCGACTTCTCCAAAACTGACGAATGGATAACCCGTTTCCAGAAATACGGTTTCGAATTTGTCTTTTACTTCGTTGCCAATGCCCCCTGGTCGTACCCCCTCAACCCTGACTGCATTGATGCGATTTCACTCATTCCGGAAGAGTGTGCTCCTGACTCCAACCACTGGCAACACTGGTATAACTATGTCCATGCGGTAGTGGAGCGATACGATGGCGACGGGACAGACGATATGCCCGGACTGTTGATCCCTGTCAGGTTTTACGTGATGGAACAGGAAGTGTATGTAAACGGTACAGGCAATGGCGATGTCAGCGAACGCAGTGGACAGGGTTTTTGGGAAGACAATATGGCCAATCTTGTCAGGCTTCACGAAGTTACTTATCAGGCTATGAAAGACGCTGACCCCTCCGGTAAGTCCAAACTCGTCGGCAGCGGCGGATTGTGGTTTGATCTGTATTCGGATTTTCCCGATTATCCCGATATAAACGGACCGACAGTTCAGGCCCGGCTCAATGGAGACAACCTGGGCGGAAGCCTGTACACACAAAGCTGGGACAGTCTTTCCTATTTGATTTCAAGGCTGGGAAATGACAATGACGGCGTAAAGTGCGATTACATCGGCTGGCATCCCCACATGGGCTGGAAAGCTACGGATCAGTCACTGCGTTTTGTCAAAACATTTGCCCCCGGAAAACCCATTTTTGTCGATGATATGTGGTCGGCTATGTTTACTGCTACCCAACCCAACGACGGATTTACACAATTTATAGGCGGAGATTCGATTGAAGGAGATTTTCCCAATCCGCTTATTCCCAATTATCAGACATTGATTGCGGGAACAAACAACGGAGATTCTGCCATGATCAACTGGTACAATGCCAAAACTGCCAGGGAAGCAGTAAAATGTTTTGCGACGACCTTTGGAGAAGGAGCTGAAAGGGTTTGCTATTCAATGACTAATGACCCAAACCCCCAAAATCCTGTATATAATCTTTTTACCGGTCCCTGGCGATGGAGCGGAATGACTGGTAATAAAAATACAAACTATATCATGAAACCCGCCGCCTGGACGATGAAAATGCTGATAGAAAAATTGCATGATTTCACCTCAGCTTCCCGTCTTCCGGTCAGCAATAATCCCTATACCAGGGTTTATAAATTTGAGCGGGAAAGAGGAACTGCCTGTTATATAGCGTGGAGTGAGACAGGTTGGAATACAGATACTCCGGAAATACCCAATGGTGAAACCGTGAACATTCCGGTAGCAACGGACAGCGTGAAAATTACCCGGGTAATTTCGATGCCCGGACAAAAAACAGTAGCCGCAGACCTGATTGAGACAGGAAATCCTTTTTTAATCCAACTGGGATTTTCGCCTGTGATCCTGGAAGAAACGCGGAACCAAACGGGCATAGATAAAAGAGAACCCATCACTGGTTGGAAAATTTTTCCCCAACCCTTTGGCCAGACACTTCATATAGAACTGGAAACAAAAGAAACTGGTAGCTATCAGGTAGTTTTGCGGGAACTTTCAGGAAGAGTCGTCCAAAGGTATGACAAAATAAATATCCACCCCGGATGGAATTTTATTTCCCTGAAGGTTCCAGCGTTACCACCGGGCATATATTTGATGCAGTTGGTAGGAGATAATGGCGTAATCTTACATCAGCTCATGCAAAACCAGCAGCCCTAA
- a CDS encoding AI-2E family transporter, giving the protein MNSIRQYTQIFIFILLGLLVLGLIGVVLWFLRDIVSYLIVAAIIALMGRPVLRVLGKVKIRNRQLPDGVNAAISLAVVYGVALTIFLIFIPRLIKQTEKLENVKMETISSSLQEPIAAIDRVIDKYQLTDNGMSVEEYFASTVKSVITSARVSNIANSLVGFTGDLLIGFFAISFIAFFFLKQRTLMHQMVIVFIRPDYKEKVNTILVSIKTLLTRYFVGVVVEVLLVGALITLGLTILGVENAVLIGFFGGLFNVIPYLGPIIGGVLGICLTILGSLNLNFYDEMIPLVIGVAIVFAVVQMVDNFIFQPMIYSNSVKAHPLEIFLVILVAGNLAGVGGMIVAIPVYTILRVIAREFFDQFEVVRSITKDI; this is encoded by the coding sequence ATGAATAGCATCAGGCAATATACTCAGATATTTATTTTCATTCTCCTGGGCTTGTTGGTACTGGGATTGATTGGCGTGGTCCTGTGGTTTTTGCGGGATATCGTAAGTTATCTGATTGTCGCAGCCATTATTGCATTGATGGGCAGGCCTGTGTTGCGGGTGTTGGGTAAGGTAAAGATTCGCAACCGGCAGCTTCCTGATGGAGTGAATGCGGCAATCTCACTGGCGGTGGTGTATGGTGTGGCTTTGACCATTTTCCTGATATTCATTCCCCGGCTGATCAAACAAACCGAAAAACTCGAAAATGTAAAAATGGAAACCATTTCGAGCAGCCTTCAGGAACCGATTGCAGCGATTGACCGCGTAATTGATAAGTATCAATTGACGGATAATGGAATGTCTGTGGAAGAATATTTTGCTTCAACTGTAAAGTCTGTAATTACCTCTGCACGCGTTTCCAATATTGCCAATTCGCTCGTAGGATTTACCGGGGATCTTTTGATCGGTTTTTTTGCTATTTCGTTTATTGCCTTTTTTTTCCTGAAACAGCGTACGCTGATGCACCAGATGGTCATCGTGTTTATACGACCTGATTATAAGGAAAAAGTAAATACGATTCTGGTAAGTATTAAGACACTGTTGACGCGATATTTTGTCGGTGTGGTGGTCGAAGTGTTGCTGGTAGGAGCGCTAATCACTTTGGGACTGACGATATTGGGGGTGGAAAATGCGGTGCTGATCGGCTTTTTTGGCGGATTGTTTAATGTGATTCCCTATCTCGGCCCGATCATTGGCGGGGTATTGGGGATATGTCTGACGATCCTCGGTTCTCTGAATCTGAACTTTTACGATGAGATGATTCCTCTGGTGATCGGGGTAGCAATTGTCTTTGCAGTTGTACAGATGGTGGATAATTTTATTTTCCAACCTATGATCTACTCAAACAGCGTAAAGGCTCACCCGCTGGAAATTTTTCTGGTGATTTTGGTTGCCGGGAATCTTGCCGGGGTAGGGGGGATGATTGTGGCTATTCCCGTCTATACCATTTTGCGTGTGATTGCCCGGGAGTTTTTTGACCAGTTTGAAGTAGTACGCAGCATAACGAAAGACATCTGA
- a CDS encoding NUDIX domain-containing protein, giving the protein MNIPTIRPIALCIFRKENSILVAEGYDKAKEEAFFRPLGGGVVFGEYSWETIRREIKEEIGEEITNLTFIGPTENLFHYEGNPGHEIIFVFEGEFVNKAAYRKELIIGRDDDGQEIRAIWKPIAEFKKNRARLYPEGLLEILSE; this is encoded by the coding sequence ATGAATATCCCTACCATCAGACCAATTGCTCTCTGCATATTCCGGAAGGAAAATTCCATTCTGGTTGCAGAAGGATACGATAAAGCAAAAGAAGAGGCATTTTTTCGTCCGTTGGGCGGAGGCGTGGTTTTTGGCGAATATAGCTGGGAAACCATTCGCAGAGAGATAAAAGAGGAAATCGGAGAAGAAATCACCAACCTGACATTCATTGGCCCCACCGAAAACCTGTTCCATTATGAAGGCAATCCCGGCCATGAGATCATCTTTGTATTTGAAGGAGAATTTGTCAATAAAGCCGCCTATCGCAAAGAGTTGATCATAGGAAGAGATGACGACGGACAAGAGATCAGGGCAATATGGAAACCGATAGCGGAATTCAAAAAAAATCGCGCCCGCCTGTATCCTGAAGGTTTATTGGAAATTCTTTCCGAATAA
- a CDS encoding T9SS type A sorting domain-containing protein, producing MKLHFTRIIGRICLATIAIFLISGKGFAQTAEKAPGIQSSSNTTITAPTTEDAASQGTTIEQPGNFNPAIEAMWDTQFNYSASDSTGTAGLAGAVFLGTEFWVARWSVDTLYRLNATGSVIDTFSIPNGGATLAGTRAMTTDGTKIYIGNNTTTVYEIDPATRTISNTFTAPLAGNIRFITYDSTANAGNGGFWVGNFNTDITLISRSGQVLNSIPASVHGLGGMYGAAVDNFSQGGPYLWVYHQGGTSSAAEIAQLKLPAGTQTGVSFDVDTDLGGAGGLAGGLFIAKGIVPGKTTLGGILQAGPDRLFGYELNFVPIQVDASLDYLLPTPALGQIPDRLISPMTWAGSVTNLGQQTLINTQVILNVTTGGSSVYADTATISNLANLGSSTFTFGPFTPSAQGTYLATAVVSTGTQVDEVSDNNDFSLPFAISDSVLARDDGVHAGGNGYAVSATARGYAAVVHQFNNKVYLQGVEIELALPVAGDTTYGVLVFTSQGQPSGGALLYTDTVIINAAQDKYFMKLKTELPVNAGDTWALGVYEGANTTINLKQSFNYFTPSVNYFTTNVAAPAWTASGIQTARFIRPVIASCRNFDVALAAVNLNTSTSTQGSVSATVTGGRGTLVYQWDDPANSTTATVAGLQPGTYTVTVTDDNSCSVTKSVDVLDQTSIEDDLAAGITNFEVYPNPSSDVFNLNIGLGKADDVNMTVVDLNGRVIMETNHKKVVNFRETLNMSNMSNGVYMLMVTTSQGTTFKRLILK from the coding sequence ATGAAGTTACATTTTACCCGAATTATTGGAAGAATATGCCTTGCAACTATCGCAATCTTCCTTATTTCCGGAAAAGGATTTGCCCAGACAGCTGAAAAAGCACCCGGGATTCAATCTTCTTCCAACACAACAATTACCGCTCCGACCACAGAGGATGCGGCTTCTCAGGGAACCACCATCGAGCAGCCAGGCAATTTTAACCCTGCAATCGAGGCTATGTGGGACACCCAATTTAACTATAGTGCTTCAGACAGCACAGGTACAGCAGGGCTGGCAGGTGCAGTTTTCCTCGGTACAGAGTTTTGGGTAGCCAGATGGTCTGTTGATACCTTGTACAGACTAAATGCTACAGGTTCTGTTATCGACACGTTTAGCATTCCAAATGGAGGAGCGACATTAGCTGGCACCCGTGCCATGACTACTGATGGCACCAAAATCTATATTGGTAACAATACTACTACCGTTTATGAAATTGATCCTGCAACCCGCACGATTAGCAACACATTTACCGCACCTCTCGCCGGTAATATTCGTTTTATCACTTATGATTCTACCGCAAATGCTGGCAACGGTGGTTTCTGGGTAGGAAATTTCAATACCGATATTACCCTCATCAGCCGTAGCGGACAAGTATTGAACAGCATTCCTGCTTCTGTGCATGGTCTTGGCGGTATGTATGGTGCTGCTGTCGACAACTTTAGTCAGGGTGGTCCATACCTCTGGGTTTACCATCAGGGAGGTACTTCCTCTGCTGCCGAAATCGCGCAGCTAAAACTTCCCGCAGGTACACAAACGGGAGTAAGCTTTGACGTAGATACCGATCTGGGCGGTGCAGGTGGACTCGCAGGTGGCCTGTTTATAGCTAAAGGTATTGTTCCAGGCAAAACTACCCTCGGTGGTATATTGCAAGCCGGACCAGACCGTTTGTTTGGCTATGAATTGAACTTCGTACCTATCCAGGTAGATGCCTCACTGGATTACTTGTTGCCTACTCCTGCATTGGGTCAGATCCCTGACCGCTTGATAAGTCCGATGACCTGGGCCGGTTCTGTAACCAACCTCGGACAACAGACACTGATAAATACGCAGGTTATCCTGAATGTAACCACCGGTGGTTCTTCTGTTTATGCTGATACGGCAACAATAAGCAACCTCGCAAACCTGGGTTCTTCTACTTTTACCTTTGGTCCGTTTACGCCTTCCGCCCAAGGAACGTATCTCGCCACAGCAGTCGTTTCGACGGGTACACAGGTAGATGAAGTATCAGACAACAACGATTTCAGCCTTCCGTTTGCCATATCTGACTCCGTATTGGCCCGTGATGACGGGGTTCATGCAGGTGGAAATGGTTATGCCGTTTCAGCTACAGCACGTGGTTATGCCGCAGTTGTTCACCAGTTCAACAACAAAGTTTACCTTCAGGGTGTTGAGATCGAGCTGGCATTACCTGTTGCAGGCGATACCACTTATGGTGTTCTTGTATTCACCAGTCAGGGTCAACCTTCCGGTGGTGCACTGCTTTATACCGATACAGTTATCATCAACGCAGCGCAGGACAAATACTTCATGAAACTTAAGACCGAACTTCCTGTCAACGCAGGTGATACATGGGCTTTAGGGGTTTATGAAGGTGCGAATACTACCATCAACCTGAAACAGTCTTTCAACTATTTCACTCCGAGTGTCAACTACTTTACTACCAATGTAGCTGCTCCGGCATGGACTGCCAGTGGTATCCAGACCGCACGTTTCATCCGACCTGTCATCGCTTCATGTCGCAACTTTGATGTAGCGCTTGCTGCGGTAAACCTCAACACTTCTACCAGCACACAAGGTTCTGTCAGTGCAACTGTTACAGGTGGCAGAGGCACGCTTGTTTACCAATGGGATGATCCGGCAAACTCAACTACCGCTACTGTTGCAGGCCTTCAGCCAGGTACTTATACCGTAACTGTTACCGACGACAATAGCTGTTCTGTTACCAAGTCTGTTGATGTACTGGATCAAACCAGCATCGAAGATGATCTGGCTGCAGGTATCACAAACTTTGAGGTTTATCCAAACCCGTCTTCTGATGTGTTTAACCTCAATATTGGTCTTGGCAAAGCTGACGATGTCAACATGACTGTCGTTGATCTCAATGGCCGCGTCATCATGGAAACTAACCACAAAAAAGTGGTGAACTTCCGCGAAACACTGAATATGAGCAATATGAGCAATGGCGTCTATATGCTGATGGTTACTACCTCACAGGGTACTACCTTCAAACGCCTGATCCTCAAGTAA
- a CDS encoding cytochrome c, with protein sequence MKKALKITGLAAGVLILIISLAIAWFQLKPLPTYDVVDSGLKVEVTPERVHTGALISANLCAVCHMADDGTLSGRQIEDVDGLGKIYSANITQHKVYGIGHYTDGELFYLFRTGVKRDGHLVLPMMFSSLQMSDEDLFSLIAFLRSDDPAVQPSENIIPRYKQTFLSKMLFNLAFKPLPWSGTPVVAPDKNDRIAYGAYLVKGRHMCYECHSGSFETNDPINPENSARYLGGGTEFLDIRTGEVITIPNITPDPEHGIGDYSLEEFITAVKYGKNNEGRMLRFPMMPFAGVDSSDITAIYQYLQTVPQLGPPTEAANM encoded by the coding sequence ATGAAAAAAGCCCTGAAAATCACCGGACTTGCCGCAGGTGTTCTGATACTTATCATAAGTCTTGCCATTGCCTGGTTTCAACTCAAACCGCTGCCTACTTATGATGTCGTTGATAGCGGCCTAAAAGTCGAAGTAACCCCTGAACGTGTACATACCGGCGCATTGATCTCCGCCAACCTATGTGCTGTCTGTCATATGGCAGACGATGGTACCCTGAGTGGCCGGCAAATAGAAGACGTAGATGGGTTGGGTAAAATCTATTCGGCCAATATCACCCAGCATAAAGTGTATGGAATTGGCCATTATACCGATGGCGAATTGTTTTATCTGTTTCGCACCGGAGTCAAACGCGACGGGCATTTAGTGTTGCCAATGATGTTTAGCAGCTTACAGATGTCAGATGAGGATTTGTTTTCACTCATTGCCTTTTTGCGGTCTGATGACCCTGCGGTTCAGCCTTCGGAGAATATTATCCCCCGATATAAGCAGACTTTTCTTTCAAAGATGTTGTTTAATCTTGCCTTCAAACCCCTTCCATGGAGTGGTACGCCGGTGGTGGCGCCAGATAAAAACGACAGAATTGCCTATGGAGCATATCTGGTAAAAGGAAGGCATATGTGTTATGAGTGTCATTCAGGCAGTTTTGAGACCAATGACCCCATCAACCCTGAGAACTCGGCCAGGTATTTAGGTGGTGGAACAGAGTTTCTCGATATCCGAACCGGGGAAGTAATAACAATTCCCAATATCACACCCGATCCGGAGCATGGCATCGGCGATTATTCACTCGAAGAATTTATCACTGCGGTAAAGTATGGCAAAAACAATGAGGGCAGGATGTTGAGGTTCCCCATGATGCCATTTGCCGGCGTTGACAGTAGCGATATTACGGCTATTTACCAATACCTTCAGACAGTTCCCCAACTTGGCCCTCCCACAGAAGCAGCAAATATGTAG